In the Glycine max cultivar Williams 82 chromosome 19, Glycine_max_v4.0, whole genome shotgun sequence genome, ttttaaaaaacttttttcagCAGTAACAACTGTTACAAGGATGGTTAATCAAATTTCATATGCAATGTAAACATTTGGAAAAgaatttaaagttttaatataacTCAATACTTCTACTGGTGTgctaattttttctcttaacaCTTCTCTTAATACTTTCaattctgaaaataaatcaatacCATCAATATCAGAGTATTCATTAAACCTTAAAAACTTTTCAATATTAGTACaatatttttacaattcatCCTCATCtaaagctttaatttttttggaatcaaatataaaacaaaaaatagtctcATATTGTAAAAGTTATTCAAATCGTGTCTCAATAGAATTAATTGATTgatctaatatgtataaaaaatactcaATGCGAAAAGATTCTTCAAGTGAATGTGTGATCTCATTACtaatattttcatcaaaatgaGGTTTTCTATGGATTTTACGTTTTTCacgaaaagatttttcaaatgaaaaaacatGAAGAATAGAGTCTGAAGAATGAGATAAGTTAGTTAGGAAATTTGGATGGGTTAAAAGAAAGTTATTATGAATTTACTTTTTtgagataaataaaatacttaaaatgacattaattatgatattgattaatttttttaaaaaatgatattgattgactaatttttaaggaagagagagattctaaattattttattttgatcagttaaaatttgttaatagttaataataaaaaaaatttaggggcctaaaattttttttttttggaccttAAGTTGATGTCTAATTTGCCTTAAACTGTACACGGCCTTGGACTGGTACAACATGAATGAGACTAACGtaagtttaaaagaaaatattataaatatgttaattttttttaatatatgtgactgttttttattaatatataacatatttgttaacttataaatactaatagtaaatatattttaatgagaAACTTAAAGTGTAAATTTGTTTGATCTTATTTAAAGTAGTATTAATATCCGAGTCAAAGAGAGACTTCTAATCCAACACATTTCGAACTTTAGACTAAGTGAAAAGGGAGCCGATTGATAGAATAATTAATGACCTTTAACCACTAATAATTAAAGGCGCGTGATTATGACAAATTCTTTTTGAAGTTAATTGAAGTAGGAGGAAATGTCACCAAACGGATCTTTtctattaattgaaattaattataaaaaaaagtattgttaGCCTTCGTCATTATTGATGTAGGAGTGGAGGGTATCTTCACTTTCCCCCACTGTTTATTGACCATACCCGTACCAGTCATGTCATGTAGTATTCACCATATGTTAGGTTGGTTTGGTGTCTGAGAATTGAGAAATTTATGCGaacaataaataatgaaaattactATACCAAATTATTGACCTTTCACATTAACAGTGCCAGGACTGTCACTAATTACTTTGGTCCCCTCAATCTCCATGAGGAATGGAGTACTTATTATAAAAGCTTCTACTACATGGAAAGGCTATCATAATCTAACTGCATACTTggtatttttgaaaaaagataCCGATATAATTTGTGGGGCCTGGGTGTATAAACCTATGGTTTTGGCAAAGGGACCactattatctttaatttggaCAGTGTTAGAACATAGAATGTGATGGAACCCATCGTTAACTACccaaccataaaaaaatatgtaaatggtggggaatttaaattttttatacattatacAAAAAAACTCTCTGTGCCGGCAACTTGGCCTTTTGCCATTAATCTATTCATTCACTCCACCCAACTTTGTATCTTCCGTGTTTGTATTCTCATCAGTCTTGAGAAAGATCTAAcgtgtttaataaaaaaactagcgTAACGAATAGTAATAATTCCATGAATCTCAGATAATGAGGACTAAAACTTTATCTCACCGATACCTTATATTTAGCTATTTTGTTTCACCTTAAGGCAcccaaaattaatcaaatttgcaTCTTCCCAAATTTAAAGCTTGCACTtcgattatgaaaaaaaatattcccacGCCCAACAAAATCTCATACAACGCTGGTCCTcgtaaaattcaattaaaaagtcAATTTACAACAACTCCATATAGGCAAGCGTGGAAAGTAATTAAAGCATTATGCCTTGGCTAGCTCTTACAGCAAAGAATTAAGCATTAAATGAAACTAGAACACTGAACCCATGCAAATCACGGgcaatgaaatttcaatttggaaaaataaatgcaaaatataaaagaagggACAGAAAATGCATGACAAAAAAAGTTAGTGTACAATATTGATACATGGGTTTTTGCTGGACAGTTTTTATATTTCTACAGGATAATAAAACTTCAAAGAGTTGTTTAATTGTTTCTGGTAAGGTTCTTcgatcaaaattgaaattttaacttaaaaccCATAGTGCTGAacattttgttagttttaataataacaaaaatactataaatacAAAGAACTGTGGTGTATAAGTTATAATCtacctaaaaataaaagatttggtTCCTTTAGAACAAAAGATTTTGTTACATGCATATTCAGTTGTTCAGAAAATCAACAATATAAGTGCACTTTATTCTAAGTACACCTCCTTATTTTAAAAAgccaaaataagaaataaaatgatgaaTCACTGTCATTGATTCGACAATTATTTATCGGCAACAGGACAATAATACATAAACATTGAATCTTGGTCATGTATACAATGAAACCcgaatatgaaaatttaaaaaaaaaatagaaaataataaatttagctCCTGCACCTGGTGATGGCACTGCAGCCACGGCTGTAAGGGTTGGCCTGGGCGCCAGGCTGGCAATTGTAGTAGGAGGCTCCGCGGCGAGAGCAGGGGACAGTGTTCCTCTGCAGCGCACCGTAGCTGATGTACTTGGTCGTGGCTAAGATGCGCCGGCTGATCTCGCTGTCCAGCTGGAACTCCTCTTCCATGGGCATGGAGGGTATCCATGTCATTTCCATGCCCAGCGCTCCCGCGTCCGCTGTCGGCGACGAAGACAGAAGAAGCAAGAGGGTGGCACAAATCGCGAGGAAGAGCCACGAATACGTGTTTGCCATTGATGTTTGTTTGTTGaggttgttttcttctttcttctctgtCTTTGAAGGTTGTTGGAATATCATGAAGCTTCGGAGCTTACGATTACAATGTTCCTTCTTGCTTTGGTTTTGCAGAGTAACGGCAGCATTATTTGCAACCAGTTTTAAAAGACCCCTGCGTTACATAATGACACTCGATTACCCTTTATTTACATTCCTGCCATTCCCATAAGAGAAATTAAATgtgtaaaatttcaaattaattgatgCTTAAAGAAAGTTCATTCCATATTCCTTCAAAAATATCCATAatcattttcataaatatttataaaaaaaataaagttaatttcttatttttattgaaatttattaaataatacggatataataattttttaatatttgatatcaattaactcactaggattgttatTAACAA is a window encoding:
- the LOC100818577 gene encoding protein RALF-like 1, which codes for MIFQQPSKTEKKEENNLNKQTSMANTYSWLFLAICATLLLLLSSSPTADAGALGMEMTWIPSMPMEEEFQLDSEISRRILATTKYISYGALQRNTVPCSRRGASYYNCQPGAQANPYSRGCSAITRCRS